In Gossypium raimondii isolate GPD5lz chromosome 12, ASM2569854v1, whole genome shotgun sequence, a single window of DNA contains:
- the LOC105764245 gene encoding protein MICRORCHIDIA 4 has product MSSTVGMDHVRVHPKFLHSNATSHKWALGAFAELWDNALDEACNGATYVSIDMLQNKKDDSKMLVVEDNGGGMSPDKMRQCMSLGYSSKSKMANTIGQYGNGFKTSTMRLGADVIVFSQSLGTDGKSPTRSIGVLSYTFLTETGKEDIVVPIIDFEQKGRDWTKMTRCFEDDWNRNLETIIHWSPYTSEAHLLDQFNFLKDHGTRIIIYNLWEDDEGKLELDFDTDLHDIQIRGVNRDEKNIEMAKTFHNSRQFLTYRHSLRSYASILYLRLPTNFTMILRGKDIEHHNIVNDMMLTTKITYRPQIVSGKAPISSDMVATVTIGFAKDAQHHIDIQGFNVYHKNRLIKPFWRVWNAAGSSGRGVLGVLEANFVEPAHDKQGFERTVVLSRLEAKLVGIQKDYWFKNCHEVGYAPRRPTKSSISKAPNFVPCVGEKSSLHPTQKEQGSISKGWNMKSGIKEKSWVPNQNGCGTPNTMDKSSSHPNIYEQVFIGGSFRTQVDKMLEQRPLVDEANQDGSSTKGESHQHPTSKTMSQISHLKAADSNCDLENLILIKLEAENQGLRERLNEANRDLQSEKERCETLELQFKQEQQRSEGLEKEQTALIENFAEERSRLHKEENRLRKSLRNASTTIEDLLKKVKQLEKGGVATIKKED; this is encoded by the exons ATGTCTTCTACTG ttGGCATGGATCATGTTAGGGTCCATCCTAAGTTTCTACATTCAAATGCAACCAGCCATAAATGGGCTCTTGGAG CCTTTGCCGAGCTTTGGGACAATGCACTGGACGAG GCTTGCAATGGAGCTACATATGTTAGCATAGATATgttgcaaaataaaaaagatgacaGCAAGATGTTGGTAGTTGAAG ATAATGGTGGAGGGATGAGTCCGGATAAAATGAGGCAATGCATGTCTCTTGGATATTCTTCAAAAAGTAAAATGGCAAATACCATTGGTCAAT ACGGAAATGGTTTCAAGACAAGTACTATGAGGCTTGGCGCAGATGTTATTGTGTTTTCTCAAAGTCTTGGGACAGATGGAAAAAG cCCAACGAGGAGTATTGGAGTACTTTCCTACACATTTTTGACAGAAACCGGGAAGGAGGACATCGTAGTTCCAATA ATTGATTTTGAGCAAAAAGGACGGGATTGGACCAAGATGACTCGATGTTTTGAGGATGATTGGAACAGAAATTTGGAGACTATAATTCACTGGTCACCATACACGTCTGAAGCTCATCTACTTGACCAA ttcaattttctTAAAGATCATGGTACGCGGATAATAATTTACAATCTCTGGGAGGACGACGAAGGAAAGCTGGAGCTAGATTTTGACACCGATCTCCAT GATATTCAAATTAGAGGAGTCAACCGTGATGAAAAGAACATAGAAATGGCAAAAACATTTCACAACTCCAGGCAGTTTTTAACTTATCGACATTCTTTGAGG AGTTATGCATCAATCCTCTACCTCAGGCTTCCAACCAATTTTACAATGATTTTGCGTGGCAAAGACATTGAACATCATAACATTGTCAATGACATGATGCTCACTACAAAGATAACATACAGGCCTCAGATTGTTTCTGGAAAAGCACCCATAAGTTCTGAT ATGGTTGCAACTGTGACAATTGGGTTTGCGAAGGATGCACAACACCATATTGATATTCAAGGATTTAATGTGTACCACAAGAACCGACTTATCAAG CCATTTTGGAGGGTTTGGAATGCAGCTGGAAGTAGTGGCCGAGGAGTGCTTG GTGTGTTGGAGGCCAACTTTGTCGAACCAGCTCATGACAAACAGGGTTTTGAGCGAACTGTTGTGCTTTCAAGACTAGAGGCCAAACTTGTAGGAATTCAGAAGGACTATTG GTTTAAAAACTGCCATGAAGTTGGTTATGCACCCAGGAGGCCTACAAAGAGCTCTATCTCAAAAGCTCCGAATTTCGTTCCATGTGTTGGAGAGAAGTCTTCTTTACATCCAACTCAGAAAGAGCAGGGCTCCATAAGCAAGGGTTGGAACATGAAATCTGGTATTAAAGAGAAATCTTGGGTTCCCAATCAAAATGGATGTGGTACCCCTAACACTATGGATAAGTCTTCTTCACACCCAAATATATATGAGCAAGTTTTTATTGGGGGAAGTTTTAGAACTCAAGTGGATAAAATGTTAGAACAAAGACCACTAGTAGATGAAGCAAATCAAGATGGAAGCTCTACAAAGGGCGAATCTCATCAGCATCCCACATCGAAAACCATGTCACAAATTTCTCATTTGAAG GCAGCAGATAGCAACTGtgacttggagaatttgattttaatcaagttGGAAGCAGAGAATCAGGGCTTGAGGGAAAG ATTGAATGAAGCGAACCGCGATTTACAGTCCGAAAAAGAGAGATGCGAAACACTTGAATTGCAA TTTAAGCAAGAACAACAACGGAGTGAAGGGTTGGAGAAGGAGCAGACCGCTCTGATTGAGAATTTTGCGGAAGAAAGGAGCAGGCTACACAAGGAGGAAAATAGATTAAGGAAAAGTTTAAGG AATGCTTCTACTACCATAGAGGATCTGCTTAAGAAGGTGAAGCAGCTTGAAAAGGGCGGAGTCGCAACCATCAAAAAAGAAGATTGA